One genomic segment of Arcobacter porcinus includes these proteins:
- a CDS encoding DUF262 domain-containing protein, with amino-acid sequence MEFRPTTILGFFDSSQKNYEIPVYQRAYAWDKKNWDMFLEDIVEQLNGDNNYFYGNILIETIKKDRNYEIIDGQQRLTTLTIFMRALLNVLNQRHDDEILKDFDFDEKVKIYIKNGGNIKLRPVEYDRACFDAIIVDNKNKFEINTPSQKKILEAKEFFTKKLSEFTTDKILKIFEKIEYTELTTIELKSKKDAALMFELQNNRGKDLTNMEKLKSYFMYQMYVYSQEDETNTNIENISNIFKDIYKLINDIKLDEDSILIYHNQAYIKGYPYRTLEDLKDEFKKSINKIDWIKEYISELHTSFSNIKKFELFRNEYKDYLENLGISAFIYPFIMKGFKYFGDDSPKLNELFKILEIVLFRAKLINSRANIQERLNKILLDFEGDIDILKEDIKKKLNESWYWGDENTKNYLDDTNMYNFRVVNYILWRYENFLQNKGYSIQNFSIENEQIEHISPKKPDNGIIENGYDIDENKKYDDEFESEYLHCIGNLMLISGSHNASIGNKPFTDKLESYNKNPLLNQQAEIKNFSKIENGLPVWKKESIDERHQKIVNFGVETWNFDK; translated from the coding sequence ATGGAATTTAGGCCAACAACTATTTTAGGATTTTTTGATAGCTCTCAGAAAAATTATGAAATACCAGTTTATCAAAGAGCTTATGCATGGGATAAAAAGAATTGGGATATGTTTTTAGAAGATATTGTTGAACAATTAAATGGGGATAATAATTATTTTTATGGAAATATTCTTATTGAAACCATTAAAAAAGATAGAAATTATGAAATTATAGATGGACAACAAAGATTAACAACATTAACTATTTTTATGAGAGCATTGTTAAATGTATTAAATCAAAGACATGATGATGAAATTTTAAAAGATTTTGATTTTGATGAAAAAGTAAAAATTTATATAAAAAATGGAGGTAATATTAAACTTAGGCCTGTTGAATATGATAGAGCTTGTTTTGATGCCATTATTGTTGACAACAAAAATAAGTTTGAAATAAATACACCATCACAAAAGAAAATTCTCGAAGCAAAAGAATTTTTTACAAAAAAATTATCAGAATTTACAACAGATAAAATTTTGAAAATTTTTGAAAAGATTGAATATACAGAGCTTACAACTATTGAACTTAAAAGCAAAAAAGATGCTGCATTGATGTTTGAACTTCAAAATAATCGTGGAAAAGATTTAACAAATATGGAAAAATTAAAATCTTATTTTATGTATCAAATGTATGTATATAGTCAAGAAGATGAAACGAATACAAATATTGAAAATATATCAAATATTTTTAAGGATATCTATAAACTTATTAATGATATAAAACTTGATGAAGATAGTATATTAATTTATCATAATCAAGCATATATAAAAGGTTATCCATACAGAACATTAGAAGATTTAAAAGATGAATTCAAAAAATCTATTAATAAAATTGATTGGATAAAAGAGTATATTTCGGAACTACATACAAGTTTTTCTAATATCAAGAAGTTTGAACTTTTTAGAAATGAATATAAAGATTATTTAGAAAATTTAGGAATCTCGGCATTTATTTATCCTTTTATTATGAAAGGATTTAAATATTTTGGAGACGATAGTCCCAAACTTAATGAATTATTCAAAATATTAGAAATAGTTTTATTTAGAGCTAAATTAATAAATAGTAGGGCAAATATTCAAGAAAGATTGAACAAAATCCTTCTGGATTTTGAAGGAGATATAGATATTTTAAAAGAAGATATAAAAAAGAAACTCAATGAATCTTGGTATTGGGGCGATGAAAATACAAAAAATTATCTTGATGATACAAACATGTATAATTTTAGGGTAGTCAATTATATACTTTGGAGATATGAAAATTTCTTACAAAACAAGGGATATAGTATTCAAAATTTTTCAATTGAAAATGAACAAATTGAGCATATTTCACCGAAAAAGCCTGATAATGGGATTATTGAAAATGGATATGATATTGATGAAAATAAAAAATATGATGATGAGTTTGAATCAGAATATTTACATTGTATTGGAAATTTAATGTTAATTTCTGGTTCACATAATGCTTCGATTGGAAATAAACCATTTACAGACAAATTGGAATCATATAATAAAAATCCATTATTAAATCAACAAGCAGAAATAAAAAATTTTTCAAAAATTGAAAATGGCTTACCTGTTTGGAAAAAAGAATCTATTGATGAAAGACACCAAAAAATAGTTAATTTTGGTGTAGAAACATGGAATTTTGATAAATAA
- a CDS encoding helix-turn-helix domain-containing protein: MSKDINKLSTDELYRLIGKNVAKYRTKANMSQLELSLEMGNKSSSLVSAAELYANKRKFNIAQLHKIAKILNIDICEFFKA; the protein is encoded by the coding sequence ATGAGTAAAGATATAAATAAATTAAGTACTGATGAACTTTATAGATTAATTGGTAAAAATGTTGCTAAATATAGAACTAAAGCTAATATGAGCCAATTAGAGTTATCTTTAGAGATGGGTAATAAATCTTCTAGTTTAGTGTCTGCTGCTGAACTTTATGCCAATAAAAGAAAGTTTAATATAGCTCAACTACATAAAATTGCAAAAATACTAAATATTGATATTTGTGAGTTCTTTAAAGCTTAG
- a CDS encoding ATP-binding protein, translating into MSSLYSKLSVLKDDEDFFLNSRTNKTIKEIQKELNITIDEAMILSIIMSYQIQDTYSTSFDSLKKDFKLQSDEYLKYLNIAYKLEKKGFIALAEERRRGRSSRISPEFNVDDMIFNKLILGYDYLDDVDFSDIYSVVNIIAELISKKKYKKLTEFRLVSEANRVFDKLDIKEEFTKAILKYSIKEKLLLMYLIYEYIDGNSGEIASRICEIFFDDLSYRARYLESILKEELDIFKDKLVQLEERSGLFDSSTDIQLTPKAIALLLQSKDKKKKQEFKAQFTKHIKFNSLKKEIFLDERVARDINQLKDVCSSKNFNKIVKDLKKANLPSGIVSIFYGFAGTGKTASVYEIAKLTKRDVLQVDISSIQSKWVGESEKNTKAIFQEYYRACEILKSKPILLFNEADAIISKRLDVNDAVSQMNNTMQNILLEELENFDGIFMATTNLIDNMDDAFSRRFLNKIKFDRPTAKTREHIWKSKLPELEDKIYEKLSIYDLSGGQIENATRKYLINKILNQKEFDFDEILEYIKEEIEFKNNDDNSLKVGFLK; encoded by the coding sequence ATGTCAAGCTTATATTCAAAACTATCAGTATTAAAAGATGATGAAGATTTTTTCTTAAATAGTAGAACAAATAAAACAATAAAAGAGATTCAAAAAGAGTTAAATATAACTATTGATGAAGCTATGATTTTATCAATAATTATGTCATATCAAATTCAAGATACATACTCTACAAGTTTTGATAGTCTAAAAAAAGATTTTAAATTACAAAGTGATGAGTACTTAAAGTATTTAAATATTGCATATAAACTTGAAAAAAAGGGTTTTATTGCATTGGCTGAAGAGAGAAGAAGAGGAAGAAGCTCAAGAATAAGTCCTGAATTTAATGTTGATGATATGATTTTTAATAAATTAATTTTGGGATATGACTATTTAGATGATGTTGATTTTAGTGATATATATAGTGTTGTAAATATTATTGCTGAACTGATTTCTAAAAAAAAATATAAAAAATTAACAGAATTTAGATTAGTTTCTGAAGCAAATAGAGTTTTTGATAAACTTGATATAAAAGAGGAATTTACAAAAGCTATTTTAAAATACTCTATAAAAGAGAAATTACTTTTAATGTATCTTATTTATGAGTATATTGATGGAAATAGTGGTGAAATAGCAAGTAGAATTTGTGAAATATTTTTTGATGATTTGTCATATAGAGCAAGATATTTAGAGAGTATATTAAAAGAAGAGTTGGATATTTTTAAAGATAAATTAGTACAACTTGAAGAGAGAAGTGGTCTTTTTGATTCATCAACTGATATACAATTAACACCAAAAGCAATTGCTTTGCTTCTTCAATCAAAAGATAAAAAGAAAAAACAAGAGTTTAAAGCACAGTTTACAAAACATATAAAATTTAATAGTTTGAAAAAAGAGATATTTTTGGATGAAAGAGTTGCTCGTGATATTAATCAATTAAAAGATGTTTGTAGCTCAAAGAATTTTAATAAAATTGTAAAAGATTTAAAAAAAGCAAATCTGCCATCTGGTATTGTCTCTATTTTTTATGGATTTGCTGGAACAGGTAAAACAGCATCTGTTTATGAGATAGCAAAACTTACTAAAAGAGATGTGTTGCAAGTAGATATTAGCTCTATTCAATCAAAGTGGGTAGGGGAGAGTGAAAAAAATACTAAAGCAATATTTCAAGAATATTATAGAGCTTGTGAAATATTAAAATCAAAACCAATATTGCTATTTAATGAAGCTGATGCAATCATTTCTAAAAGATTAGATGTAAATGATGCAGTTTCTCAAATGAATAATACTATGCAAAATATTTTACTTGAAGAGTTAGAGAACTTTGATGGTATTTTTATGGCTACAACAAATCTAATAGATAATATGGATGATGCCTTTTCAAGAAGATTTTTAAATAAAATAAAATTTGATAGACCAACAGCTAAAACAAGAGAGCATATTTGGAAATCAAAATTACCAGAACTTGAAGATAAAATCTATGAAAAACTATCAATTTATGATTTAAGTGGTGGACAAATAGAGAATGCAACAAGAAAATATCTAATAAATAAAATTTTAAATCAAAAAGAGTTTGATTTTGATGAAATACTAGAGTATATAAAAGAAGAGATTGAGTTTAAAAATAATGATGATAATAGTTTGAAAGTAGGGTTTTTAAAATGA
- a CDS encoding SLOG family protein yields the protein MSNVAIIGSRDFKNKELLDTTMKKIQEQNTITKIISGGAKGDDTMGVQLSNKNNIETLVFYPDFKKHKRAYHFRNRQIVIQSDLIVAFWNGYSTGTKYTITFAKTLEKEVIVVKY from the coding sequence ATGTCAAATGTAGCAATAATAGGAAGTAGAGATTTCAAAAATAAAGAGCTTCTTGATACTACTATGAAAAAAATTCAAGAACAAAATACTATTACAAAAATCATAAGTGGTGGAGCAAAAGGTGATGATACCATGGGAGTTCAATTGTCGAATAAAAACAATATAGAAACATTAGTATTTTATCCTGATTTTAAAAAGCACAAAAGAGCTTATCATTTTAGAAATAGACAAATTGTTATACAATCAGATTTAATAGTTGCCTTTTGGAATGGTTATTCAACAGGAACAAAATATACAATAACTTTTGCAAAAACTTTAGAAAAAGAAGTAATAGTAGTTAAATATTAA
- a CDS encoding caspase family protein, whose protein sequence is MIKTILFIFVGIFFVGCVSNVSTLKNETLSEKDKIFYLKPTNIQNNVVSNYKVVNDNLILVSADKKNIIVKNVSNPNNYKIFSGYINEGVLGNVFDVTLDTQKKYLVSSGIFSTHNGKSGNIRIYNYNTEKIINTISTSVDPVNYVQFSKNNLYLVSATQNSVSIWKNQSFENLKTISFDTSILSAQVFENENKQFCVLSTAESEIVLINLDTQEIEKQVKIFDRPEKIVISNNKIFVLGNFPNSSLTIIDFDMRIDSYNLITKKDKHFKLTDKSDIFKYKKNWATTVAISSSEKSYQINDISNIDENLYLIVNGSDILFLESDLQKLSVVKNNNSYIKNIRGNQKNIYLQNQNDEIFSINEPNLVNSHNFMLEQIKKILNLQLKPLSNQDNSIEILHSLNPGYLLSNETNNEIIDKYKKALLSNATKGNIYSDIETDNEIFIYDNFKLENSIVTEKFSQYGFLNGNILVALKSGLIELYDLNGKKLKTLNFNSQQIKSLYSDGKYLITIDTNNLIKMIDIEKNSLIVSLVIDHNNYVLWTEEGYFTVSSIQALDYVAWHMNQNMNQEAKLFNVEKFYDVFFRPDLVKLKLKGIDINSYTNGLTANDALQNPPPEVVINNESELKRTDKKNIKVSFTVNNIGGGIGTIRVYQEGKLIKTIGDSKINKVIANVDTKIEEQEQEKKLSEYQQVALSKAINGEALKIDEQITNSFENDLIVNSSGNYEINVPLKNGLNQISIEAFNGTNTITSFRSTVNINANIPERKPKLYAIIAGVNNFESNYGNTLQNLKYAVNDAKSISDIASKSREKIFDDIEIISLIDNQVTKDNIESAFETISKKASLEDTILFYISTHGISANSKFYLLPSNNAQLTNLIEFNDIFKKSSELKSLNQIFIIDACQSGSANDIASAVYDSRASVLARSSGIHLLSASTSGTYAFENNEYKHSNFTYHILDSMKNKETDKNKDGFISVIELSDKLRNLDSNEKQFPVIQNIGNDIKLNKLY, encoded by the coding sequence ATGATTAAGACTATATTATTCATATTTGTAGGTATATTTTTCGTTGGATGTGTTTCTAATGTTAGCACATTGAAAAATGAGACTTTATCTGAAAAGGATAAAATTTTTTATTTAAAACCTACAAATATTCAGAATAATGTAGTAAGTAATTATAAAGTAGTAAATGATAATTTAATATTAGTTAGTGCTGATAAAAAAAATATAATTGTAAAAAATGTTTCAAATCCAAATAATTATAAAATATTTTCAGGTTATATCAATGAAGGAGTCTTAGGAAATGTTTTTGATGTAACATTAGATACTCAAAAAAAATATTTAGTATCAAGTGGTATTTTTAGTACACATAATGGTAAATCAGGGAATATAAGAATTTATAATTACAATACTGAGAAAATAATAAATACTATTTCAACTTCAGTTGATCCAGTAAATTATGTTCAGTTTTCTAAAAATAATTTATATCTTGTTTCAGCAACTCAAAATAGTGTTTCTATTTGGAAAAATCAATCATTTGAAAATTTAAAGACAATATCTTTTGATACATCCATACTTTCTGCACAAGTATTTGAAAATGAAAATAAACAGTTTTGCGTATTATCAACTGCAGAGTCTGAAATAGTATTAATTAATTTGGATACACAAGAAATAGAAAAACAAGTTAAAATTTTTGATAGACCAGAAAAAATAGTAATATCTAATAATAAAATATTTGTTTTAGGTAATTTCCCTAATTCATCATTAACTATTATTGATTTTGATATGAGAATAGATTCATATAATTTGATTACAAAAAAAGATAAGCACTTTAAATTAACAGATAAAAGTGATATTTTCAAATATAAAAAAAATTGGGCAACTACAGTTGCAATTTCTTCATCTGAGAAATCGTATCAGATAAATGATATTAGTAATATAGATGAAAATTTGTATTTAATAGTAAATGGTTCAGATATTTTATTTTTAGAATCAGATTTACAAAAACTTAGTGTTGTTAAAAATAATAATAGTTATATAAAAAATATTCGAGGTAATCAAAAAAATATTTATTTACAAAATCAAAATGATGAAATATTTTCAATCAATGAACCCAATTTAGTTAATTCTCATAATTTTATGCTTGAACAAATAAAAAAAATCCTAAATCTTCAACTTAAACCTTTATCAAATCAAGATAATTCGATAGAAATATTACATAGTTTAAATCCTGGGTATTTACTTAGTAATGAAACTAATAATGAAATAATTGATAAATATAAAAAAGCTTTATTATCTAATGCTACAAAAGGAAATATATATAGTGATATTGAAACAGATAATGAAATTTTTATATATGATAATTTTAAATTAGAAAATTCAATTGTTACTGAAAAATTTTCACAATATGGTTTTTTAAATGGAAATATATTAGTGGCTTTAAAAAGTGGATTAATAGAATTGTATGATTTAAATGGTAAAAAACTTAAAACTCTTAATTTTAATTCACAACAAATAAAGTCATTGTATAGTGATGGAAAATATCTAATTACAATAGATACTAATAATTTAATAAAAATGATTGATATTGAAAAAAATAGTTTAATAGTTTCATTGGTAATTGATCATAATAATTATGTATTATGGACAGAAGAAGGATATTTTACTGTTTCATCTATTCAAGCATTAGACTATGTAGCTTGGCATATGAATCAAAATATGAATCAAGAAGCAAAATTATTTAATGTAGAAAAATTTTATGATGTATTTTTTAGACCTGATTTAGTAAAACTAAAATTAAAGGGTATTGATATAAACTCTTACACAAATGGGTTAACTGCAAATGATGCATTGCAAAATCCACCTCCTGAAGTTGTTATAAATAATGAAAGTGAACTTAAAAGAACTGATAAAAAAAATATTAAAGTTTCTTTCACTGTAAATAATATAGGAGGTGGTATTGGTACTATTAGAGTATATCAAGAAGGAAAACTTATTAAAACTATTGGTGATTCTAAAATAAATAAAGTAATTGCTAATGTTGATACAAAAATAGAAGAACAAGAACAAGAAAAAAAACTTAGTGAATATCAACAAGTAGCATTGTCGAAAGCTATTAATGGTGAAGCTTTAAAGATAGATGAGCAAATTACAAATTCATTTGAGAATGATTTAATTGTTAATAGTTCAGGGAATTATGAGATTAATGTACCTTTAAAAAATGGACTTAACCAAATAAGTATTGAAGCATTTAATGGAACAAATACTATAACAAGTTTTAGATCTACAGTTAATATTAATGCTAATATTCCAGAAAGAAAACCAAAACTTTATGCAATAATTGCAGGAGTAAATAACTTTGAGTCTAACTATGGTAATACTTTACAAAATCTTAAATATGCGGTTAATGATGCAAAATCTATATCTGATATTGCATCAAAATCAAGAGAAAAAATATTTGATGATATTGAAATCATTTCTTTAATAGATAATCAAGTTACTAAAGACAATATTGAGTCAGCATTTGAAACTATAAGTAAAAAAGCATCACTTGAAGATACAATTTTATTTTATATTTCTACTCATGGAATAAGTGCAAATAGTAAGTTTTATTTATTACCATCAAATAATGCTCAATTAACAAATTTAATAGAGTTTAATGATATTTTTAAAAAATCATCAGAACTAAAATCATTAAATCAAATATTTATTATTGATGCATGCCAATCTGGAAGTGCAAATGATATTGCATCTGCAGTATATGATTCAAGAGCTTCTGTTTTAGCAAGAAGTTCAGGGATACATTTACTTTCTGCAAGTACAAGCGGTACATATGCTTTCGAAAACAATGAATATAAGCATAGTAATTTTACATATCATATATTGGATAGTATGAAAAATAAAGAAACAGATAAAAATAAAGATGGATTTATTTCTGTTATTGAATTATCTGATAAACTTAGAAATTTAGATTCAAATGAAAAACAATTTCCAGTTATTCAAAATATTGGTAATGATATAAAATTAAACAAACTTTACTAA
- a CDS encoding phage replisome organizer N-terminal domain-containing protein has protein sequence MSQNKKYYWLKLKDDFFERDEIKIIESQKNGKDYINFYLKLLLKSLKTEGTLRFRDAIPFNLEMLATITNCNIDTVNTAINTFISLGLMEKWEDGTLYMLEVQNMVGAETSWAEKKREYRNRKKTLSSDCPDIFMTKTRHVRQDIEIDKEKWDELNEKLLNHTVIKDKQKKRSIELSLQTKENQVLI, from the coding sequence ATGTCTCAAAATAAAAAATACTATTGGCTAAAACTCAAAGATGATTTTTTCGAACGGGATGAGATTAAAATAATCGAATCGCAAAAAAACGGTAAAGATTACATTAATTTTTATTTGAAATTATTACTCAAAAGTCTCAAAACGGAAGGAACGTTGAGATTTAGGGATGCAATACCTTTCAATCTTGAAATGCTCGCTACTATTACAAACTGCAATATAGACACTGTAAACACAGCAATCAACACGTTTATATCACTTGGACTTATGGAAAAGTGGGAAGATGGCACTCTATATATGCTAGAAGTCCAAAATATGGTAGGTGCTGAAACTTCATGGGCTGAAAAAAAGAGAGAATATCGAAATAGAAAAAAGACATTGTCCTCTGATTGTCCTGACATTTTCATGACAAAAACAAGACATGTCCGACAAGATATAGAGATAGATAAAGAAAAATGGGATGAGCTAAATGAAAAACTTTTGAATCATACAGTAATTAAAGATAAACAAAAAAAAAGGTCCATTGAACTGTCCCTTCAAACTAAAGAAAATCAAGTACTAATTTAA
- a CDS encoding helix-turn-helix transcriptional regulator yields MTKEDFCKRLKDINLTQKEFSEITHVPYSTLNNWGFHDIQVPKWVGPFIEHYEKAKKYDAIKKMILDSKEVL; encoded by the coding sequence ATGACAAAAGAAGATTTTTGTAAAAGATTAAAGGATATTAATTTAACACAAAAAGAGTTTTCAGAGATAACTCATGTACCCTACTCTACACTAAACAATTGGGGATTTCATGATATTCAAGTTCCAAAATGGGTAGGACCATTTATAGAACATTATGAGAAAGCTAAAAAGTATGATGCAATTAAGAAGATGATATTAGATTCGAAGGAAGTTTTATAA
- a CDS encoding Card1-like endonuclease domain-containing protein, with translation MVLVSILGDFHSSILPIFYEFKEQIAKHILIYDDSEHDTKQLKKILKGQDFFLANYETQDGRKLNFEILPIKVKEDSFESIQECYKEIIQKSKDPKNIFLNSTDGLTSITLVLTNQLLELGSNIIVYDRYANTYNLHSKNSMSKHKVGKIIDIKNHLRLKGYDLISFTNRFTLERRKPLIKEITQNLSQFKNFANTYTRTESSKGFYKGLIQQMGENKEQFVKGSIFEEYIYWLIKDNFDVDDIMTGVIVQFDKDVNNEIDILIMKDNHLHTIECKFTDNFKTSEYLYKTDSIINYIDDDSKGMILSVGNKIIGHQDLARGKNDNINFYVVKEFSEIDFLSKVKSWFNV, from the coding sequence TTGGTTCTTGTTTCAATTCTTGGTGATTTTCATTCATCTATACTCCCAATTTTCTATGAATTTAAAGAACAAATAGCCAAGCATATTTTAATATATGATGATAGTGAACATGATACTAAACAATTAAAAAAGATTTTAAAAGGTCAAGATTTTTTTCTTGCAAATTATGAAACTCAAGATGGTAGAAAACTTAATTTTGAAATTCTTCCAATAAAAGTCAAAGAAGATAGTTTTGAAAGTATTCAAGAATGCTATAAAGAAATCATTCAAAAATCAAAAGATCCCAAAAACATTTTTTTAAATAGTACTGATGGATTAACTTCAATTACATTGGTTTTAACAAACCAACTGCTTGAATTAGGCTCAAATATAATAGTCTATGATAGATATGCAAACACTTATAATCTACATTCAAAAAATAGTATGTCAAAACATAAAGTTGGAAAAATTATAGATATTAAAAATCATCTTAGACTAAAAGGTTATGACTTAATTAGTTTTACAAATAGATTTACGCTAGAGAGAAGAAAACCTTTAATAAAGGAGATTACTCAAAATCTTTCACAATTCAAAAATTTTGCAAATACTTATACACGAACAGAATCATCAAAAGGCTTTTATAAAGGTTTAATTCAACAGATGGGAGAAAATAAAGAACAATTTGTAAAAGGTAGTATTTTTGAGGAGTATATTTATTGGCTTATTAAAGATAATTTTGATGTTGATGATATTATGACGGGTGTTATAGTTCAGTTTGATAAAGATGTCAATAATGAAATCGATATTCTAATCATGAAAGATAATCATCTTCACACTATTGAGTGTAAATTTACTGATAATTTTAAAACATCAGAATATCTATATAAAACAGATTCAATTATAAATTATATAGACGATGATAGTAAGGGTATGATTTTAAGCGTTGGAAATAAAATAATAGGACATCAAGATTTAGCTCGTGGGAAAAATGATAATATTAATTTTTATGTAGTAAAGGAATTTAGTGAAATTGATTTTCTAAGTAAAGTTAAAAGTTGGTTTAATGTTTAA
- a CDS encoding helix-turn-helix domain-containing protein, producing MNEQLIDKYLSDINELGFEKTLTLDSHDVAKILKVQTRTIVNWAKDNIGPKCKKIGKSYIFTKRDIAEFLAQN from the coding sequence ATGAATGAACAATTAATTGATAAATATCTATCAGATATTAATGAGTTAGGGTTTGAAAAAACTTTGACTCTTGATAGTCATGATGTTGCAAAAATATTAAAAGTTCAAACAAGAACAATCGTAAATTGGGCTAAGGATAACATTGGACCAAAGTGTAAAAAAATAGGTAAATCTTACATTTTTACAAAAAGAGATATAGCTGAATTTTTAGCTCAAAACTAA
- a CDS encoding helix-turn-helix transcriptional regulator, producing MGEKLLRKPQVIEITGIAGSTIYAKMKQLRFPSQHKYGGTACWKLSEVQEYIKIGEEEYSKKIKEKINVSK from the coding sequence ATGGGTGAAAAACTTCTAAGAAAACCACAAGTAATCGAAATTACTGGTATTGCTGGAAGCACAATTTATGCAAAAATGAAACAATTGAGATTCCCTTCACAACATAAATATGGAGGTACTGCATGCTGGAAATTGAGTGAGGTGCAAGAATATATAAAAATCGGTGAAGAAGAGTATAGCAAAAAAATCAAGGAAAAAATAAATGTCTCAAAATAA
- a CDS encoding cytochrome-c peroxidase, with protein MKNLKLFLLSTVVLTTLNANDISQEEIGKALFFDPNLSANRTQSCATCHNPQVGFIDDRDNGVSKMASLGDDLKSLGDRQAPTASYAKFSPEFHFDSKKGFYVGGQFWDGRASTLEEQAGGPPLNPIEMGMKDEKEVIARIKENNFYVDNFKRIFGDNIFKDDKKAYETMTKLIASFERTDEFSPFDSKYDRYLKGEYDLTPLEDLGMSIFFSNNNNSCATCHVLKGEDREGETFSNYEFHNIGVPINHKLRAKNGAKEKDLGLLANPNINDEKQIGKYKTPSLRNVAVTGPYMHNGVFQDLRTVVLFYDKYNNKNNTINPETNLPWDEAEHKDTIALKELKANAQNDRKVDALVAFMKLLTDKKYEHLIEE; from the coding sequence TTGAAAAATTTAAAACTATTTTTACTAAGTACAGTAGTTCTTACAACTCTTAATGCAAATGATATTTCACAAGAAGAGATAGGAAAAGCACTCTTTTTTGATCCAAATTTATCAGCAAATAGAACTCAAAGTTGTGCAACATGTCATAATCCACAAGTTGGATTTATAGATGATAGAGATAATGGAGTCTCTAAAATGGCATCTTTGGGAGATGATTTAAAATCTTTAGGAGATAGACAAGCTCCAACAGCTTCTTATGCAAAATTTTCTCCAGAGTTTCATTTTGATTCTAAAAAAGGTTTTTATGTAGGTGGACAATTTTGGGATGGAAGAGCTTCTACTTTGGAAGAACAAGCAGGTGGACCACCACTAAATCCAATAGAAATGGGAATGAAAGATGAAAAAGAAGTTATTGCTAGAATAAAAGAGAACAACTTTTATGTAGATAATTTCAAAAGAATTTTTGGAGATAATATTTTTAAAGATGATAAAAAAGCTTATGAAACAATGACAAAACTAATTGCTAGTTTTGAAAGAACAGATGAATTTTCTCCATTTGATTCAAAATATGATAGATACTTAAAAGGAGAGTATGATTTAACTCCTTTAGAAGATTTAGGGATGTCAATATTCTTTTCAAATAATAATAACTCATGTGCGACTTGTCATGTTCTAAAAGGAGAAGATAGAGAAGGTGAGACTTTTTCAAATTATGAATTTCATAATATAGGAGTTCCTATAAATCATAAATTAAGAGCAAAAAATGGAGCAAAAGAGAAAGATTTAGGACTTTTGGCAAATCCAAATATAAATGATGAAAAACAGATTGGAAAATACAAAACACCAAGCCTTAGAAATGTTGCAGTTACAGGACCATATATGCATAATGGAGTATTTCAAGATTTAAGAACAGTTGTTTTGTTTTATGATAAATATAATAATAAAAACAATACTATAAATCCTGAAACAAATCTTCCTTGGGATGAAGCTGAACATAAAGATACAATAGCATTAAAAGAGTTGAAAGCAAATGCTCAAAATGATAGAAAAGTTGATGCTCTTGTTGCTTTTATGAAACTTCTAACAGATAAGAAGTATGAACATTTGATAGAAGAGTAA